From the genome of Desulfovibrio gilichinskyi, one region includes:
- a CDS encoding YebC/PmpR family DNA-binding transcriptional regulator — protein MSGHSKWANIQHRKGRQDAKRGKIFTKMAKDIIIAAKAGGGDVNMNSSLRLAVAKAKAVNMPNDRIDTAIKKGIGELAGGDITDMLYEGYGPGGVALLIEASTDNKNRTVAEVRYALSKSGGTMGEAGSVAWMFDKKGVLTFDKEAYSEDQLMEIGIEGGVEDIIDDDDSFAVHCAPEDFTAVQKVFEEAECVCLSAELSFIPKNLIEVDVPSAKKLMNLMEKLEENEDVSEVYVNADFPDELMAEMED, from the coding sequence ATGTCTGGACATAGTAAATGGGCTAATATTCAGCATCGTAAAGGTAGACAGGACGCGAAACGCGGTAAAATTTTTACAAAGATGGCTAAAGACATAATCATTGCGGCCAAAGCCGGCGGTGGCGATGTCAACATGAACTCCTCCCTGCGCCTTGCTGTTGCTAAAGCTAAAGCAGTCAATATGCCTAATGATAGAATTGATACTGCCATTAAAAAAGGTATCGGTGAACTGGCTGGCGGCGATATTACAGATATGCTTTATGAAGGTTACGGACCCGGCGGTGTTGCCCTGCTTATTGAAGCATCAACTGACAATAAAAACCGCACCGTTGCTGAAGTTCGCTATGCTCTGAGCAAATCAGGCGGTACCATGGGTGAAGCAGGAAGCGTTGCCTGGATGTTTGATAAAAAAGGCGTACTGACCTTTGACAAGGAAGCTTATTCTGAAGATCAGCTCATGGAAATAGGGATTGAAGGCGGAGTTGAAGATATCATTGATGATGATGACTCCTTTGCCGTGCACTGCGCACCTGAAGACTTCACCGCAGTTCAGAAAGTGTTTGAAGAAGCTGAATGTGTATGTCTCAGTGCGGAGCTGTCTTTTATCCCTAAAAATCTCATAGAAGTTGATGTTCCAAGTGCCAAAAAATTGATGAATCTCATGGAAAAACTTGAAGAGAACGAAGATGTCTCCGAAGTGTATGTAAATGCAGATTTCCCTGATGAATTGATGGCTGAGATGGAAGACTAG
- a CDS encoding RlmE family RNA methyltransferase produces MKQYQDHYFKKAKKENYPARSVYKLKEIDNRFHIFENGQRVLDLGAAPGSWTLFSAKKVGPEGYVLGVDIQTTETEFPENVTFLQADVFEDSPELMAAMEKHLPYDLIISDMAPKTIGVRFADQANSLELCERAKELIPRRLKVGGHFIVKIFDSSDVKGYTDSLRKMFGKVKNFKPKSSREESIELFIVALGFRGIEG; encoded by the coding sequence ATGAAACAATACCAAGATCATTACTTTAAGAAGGCAAAAAAAGAAAATTATCCGGCACGTTCAGTGTATAAACTTAAGGAAATCGATAATCGGTTTCATATTTTTGAAAACGGACAAAGAGTGCTGGACCTTGGAGCCGCTCCGGGGTCATGGACTTTGTTTTCCGCGAAAAAAGTCGGTCCTGAAGGTTATGTTCTTGGCGTGGATATTCAAACAACCGAAACTGAATTTCCTGAGAACGTTACTTTTTTGCAGGCTGACGTGTTTGAAGATTCTCCTGAACTCATGGCGGCAATGGAAAAACACTTGCCCTATGATCTGATTATCAGTGATATGGCTCCTAAAACAATCGGAGTCAGGTTTGCTGATCAGGCGAATTCGCTTGAGCTTTGCGAAAGGGCTAAAGAATTGATTCCTAGAAGGCTCAAGGTCGGCGGCCATTTTATAGTTAAGATTTTTGATAGTTCAGATGTAAAAGGCTATACGGATTCACTTAGGAAGATGTTTGGAAAAGTTAAAAATTTCAAACCGAAAAGTTCCAGAGAAGAAAGTATTGAACTTTTTATTGTTGCACTTGGCTTTCGTGGCATTGAAGGGTAA
- a CDS encoding CgeB family protein, with product MQRPQRIRIKNESGKLQSLPDGKEYFQELGGSGDILFLGIGPNPDLLTEFFPDESYYYYIECPEYEKQIPSLLALPAKFKKIQSYDATFFNKNSFRLILYTPNKRLFPSFWEPITSKLTLNKTEICSKIQSKSVWIPGNDHSLLVPEISKAFARADFTYRVIAPDAMRRNMLSLLKQELPEIVFSINFNGLDNSGETFFLLREAGVKVVVWMVDNPFHVISGIKSAYWKEVPMLITDDWFIKPLRKLGATKIGHLPLATDPDIFNPNVPLYPGLDNRIVFAGRSSFPKKVKFFAGCEFSSKDERDAVYAINSGIKPNFEWWINRDDITSFWPEPNVRSSGFRAEQTGTIWRTETLKFAGSNLTVFGDEGWRELLPDVDLRKPIDYYTVLPAVYTNSAIVLNMTSPLLPNGLTQRNFDVWAAGGFLLTDQTPGLSIFPEELVKECSFSTPSELPELCDKYLADPQRRIELSKKWREVILKDHTYQNRIRNILNFIN from the coding sequence ATGCAACGTCCCCAAAGAATCCGCATTAAAAATGAATCCGGCAAACTACAGTCCTTGCCGGACGGGAAAGAATATTTTCAAGAGCTCGGAGGATCCGGGGACATTCTGTTTCTGGGGATCGGACCGAATCCTGATCTGCTGACAGAATTTTTCCCAGACGAGTCATACTATTATTATATAGAATGTCCTGAGTACGAAAAACAAATTCCGTCTTTGCTCGCGCTCCCTGCAAAATTTAAAAAGATCCAGTCTTATGACGCAACTTTTTTTAATAAAAACAGTTTTCGATTGATATTATATACACCTAATAAAAGGTTGTTTCCCTCATTCTGGGAACCGATAACATCAAAACTTACTTTGAATAAGACTGAAATATGTTCAAAAATACAAAGCAAATCCGTATGGATTCCCGGCAATGATCATTCACTGCTTGTGCCGGAGATATCTAAAGCCTTTGCACGTGCCGACTTCACATACAGGGTTATCGCTCCGGATGCAATGCGCCGTAACATGCTGTCCCTATTGAAGCAGGAACTCCCGGAAATTGTCTTCAGCATCAACTTTAACGGTCTTGATAATTCAGGAGAAACATTCTTCCTGCTGCGTGAAGCTGGCGTTAAAGTCGTTGTATGGATGGTAGACAATCCTTTCCACGTAATATCAGGTATAAAATCAGCATATTGGAAAGAAGTCCCTATGTTGATCACTGATGACTGGTTCATCAAACCTCTCAGGAAGCTCGGCGCAACAAAAATCGGACATCTCCCCCTTGCAACAGATCCTGATATATTCAACCCGAATGTACCTTTATACCCCGGACTGGATAACCGCATCGTTTTTGCAGGAAGATCAAGTTTCCCTAAAAAAGTTAAGTTTTTTGCAGGGTGTGAATTTTCATCCAAAGATGAAAGAGATGCCGTCTACGCCATTAATAGCGGGATTAAACCAAATTTCGAATGGTGGATAAATAGAGATGATATTACTTCATTCTGGCCGGAACCGAATGTCCGCTCTTCGGGATTCAGGGCAGAACAAACAGGAACAATCTGGCGAACTGAAACCCTTAAATTTGCAGGTAGCAATCTGACTGTTTTTGGTGACGAAGGTTGGCGTGAATTGCTCCCGGACGTGGATTTACGCAAACCGATAGATTATTATACAGTCTTGCCTGCTGTTTACACAAACTCTGCCATCGTTTTAAATATGACCAGTCCTTTGCTGCCAAACGGTCTGACCCAGCGTAATTTTGATGTATGGGCAGCCGGTGGTTTTCTACTCACGGACCAAACTCCCGGACTCTCGATTTTCCCTGAAGAATTAGTAAAAGAATGCTCATTCAGCACGCCTTCAGAATTGCCTGAACTTTGTGATAAATATCTAGCTGACCCTCAGCGCAGAATTGAACTTTCAAAAAAATGGCGCGAAGTGATTCTTAAAGACCATACTTATCAAAACCGTATCCGTAACATACTTAACTTTATAAACTAA
- a CDS encoding Lrp/AsnC family transcriptional regulator — MKDKTLVLDDIDRKIIEELQDNGRESYKNIARKLGVSDGTVRLRTERMVKNDYLRISASVNPLYFENSLIAMVGINLEGRANREIMEKIATVSGVQSVINVSGRYDLLVEVFVPSRNAFRQCLVDDLSNIGGIKSTETFMFLDAVGKWAEHKK, encoded by the coding sequence GTGAAGGATAAAACTTTAGTACTGGATGATATAGATCGCAAAATTATTGAAGAACTACAGGATAATGGACGTGAATCTTACAAGAATATAGCGCGTAAACTTGGAGTTTCGGACGGAACCGTAAGATTGCGTACTGAGAGAATGGTCAAAAATGATTATCTTAGAATTTCCGCTTCTGTAAATCCTCTTTATTTTGAGAACAGCCTGATTGCCATGGTGGGGATTAATCTTGAAGGCCGCGCCAACCGTGAAATTATGGAGAAAATTGCGACTGTCAGCGGAGTTCAGTCTGTTATAAATGTTTCCGGTCGTTATGACCTGCTTGTGGAAGTATTTGTTCCTTCACGTAATGCGTTCAGGCAGTGCCTCGTGGATGACCTTTCTAATATCGGCGGGATTAAATCTACTGAAACATTTATGTTTCTTGATGCCGTGGGAAAATGGGCGGAGCACAAAAAGTAG
- a CDS encoding BON domain-containing protein, with translation MQKIKLLCLIMLTLICLSGCSASIFIPPLPGPTMVPSAIGTIYTAYAIGADERGFQTIVEDEMIEAKIQSKIFHQKDLKVLGLSAYSYNGHVYVIGQYDDKKDLSKIRKIVQKSGKVNSLTTFMLKETENSSCNAAEDYILQMQIKEALLEDDSVWGTNIAVKSVQCNVVLLGRVGNINEITYAKQIAASIEGVSSVKSFIKSSKQNKYNMTRKQEIAFNK, from the coding sequence ATGCAGAAAATAAAATTACTTTGCCTTATTATGCTTACGCTCATTTGTCTCAGCGGCTGCTCTGCCTCTATCTTCATTCCGCCACTGCCAGGCCCGACAATGGTCCCGTCTGCTATCGGAACTATTTACACAGCATACGCCATAGGAGCTGACGAACGCGGTTTTCAGACAATTGTAGAAGACGAAATGATTGAAGCAAAAATTCAATCTAAAATATTCCATCAGAAAGATCTTAAAGTCCTTGGCCTCAGTGCTTATTCATACAATGGCCATGTTTACGTTATCGGCCAGTATGACGACAAAAAAGATCTTAGCAAAATCCGTAAAATTGTTCAAAAATCCGGCAAAGTAAATTCTCTCACAACTTTTATGCTCAAGGAAACAGAAAATTCATCCTGCAATGCGGCTGAAGATTATATACTGCAAATGCAGATAAAAGAAGCCTTGCTTGAAGATGATTCTGTATGGGGAACAAATATCGCTGTAAAATCAGTTCAGTGTAACGTTGTCCTTTTAGGCAGAGTTGGAAATATAAATGAGATAACTTACGCCAAGCAGATTGCGGCAAGCATTGAAGGAGTGAGTTCCGTAAAATCTTTCATTAAATCCAGCAAACAAAATAAATACAATATGACCCGCAAGCAAGAGATAGCTTTTAATAAATAA
- a CDS encoding methyl-accepting chemotaxis protein, whose translation MLMNIKNKIILLTLTAVLFSIGGLSSTAYFKMTEMAESFFASSSMNELMQIDNFVSDFMKETEQNAKFLALEDNVLNSLGENPNFVKQEGLERISRSTMTEQGKKTFDLFGKMVSSHDSYDAVYLGMKDGSFNMYPEDSMPKGYDPRPRPWYRTAIEAPQISSFSKAYKSTTGKPVSSIMAKLVQNDQVIGIVGIDINLATLTDVISDIKVGKTGYIMLMEGDNTILSDPVHKDFLFKKADDLGIEGFNTIAKLKDNMTTVNVDGVEKFVRVYTSPKLGWKLALMIDKSEIMEDAYSTLRSTVLIGVCIAIILCIVGWIVAKSIATPIQSLVEAAQSVAKGDYKAIPDGKKFNGELLTLQQALKSMVASLSDLIKATEEKSLEAENQTRLAKDALADAEDARREADSAKRAGMLQAAEHLEIIVNQVTSASQELSAQIEESRAGAEQQRERTTEAATAMEEMNASVFEVAQNSSQAAESADNAKKQAETGGKIVENVIRSIGEVNTAAGEMAGGLEDLGRQAQGIGHIMNVITDIADQTNLLALNAAIEAARAGEAGRGFAVVADEVRKLAEKTMDATKEVGAAVSAIQAGTEKSIKDMSRASDMIGNSNGYASEAGESLSSIVDIVDSTSDQVRAIATASEEQSAASEEINRNTDEVNRIAAETVQTMEESARAVNELSRLSEELQSVIDTLKDA comes from the coding sequence ATGCTTATGAATATTAAAAATAAGATAATATTGCTGACATTGACAGCGGTTTTGTTTTCTATTGGGGGGTTGTCTTCAACAGCATATTTTAAAATGACAGAAATGGCTGAAAGTTTTTTTGCCAGCTCTTCTATGAATGAGTTAATGCAGATTGATAATTTTGTATCAGATTTTATGAAAGAAACAGAGCAAAATGCAAAATTTTTAGCACTTGAAGATAATGTCCTTAATTCACTGGGAGAGAATCCTAATTTTGTTAAACAGGAAGGTCTTGAAAGAATTTCCCGCAGTACAATGACTGAGCAAGGCAAAAAAACTTTCGATTTGTTTGGTAAAATGGTTTCGAGTCATGATTCTTATGATGCTGTTTATCTTGGCATGAAAGACGGCAGTTTTAACATGTATCCTGAAGACAGTATGCCGAAAGGATATGATCCCCGGCCTCGTCCATGGTATAGAACAGCGATTGAGGCCCCTCAAATCTCTTCATTCAGCAAAGCTTATAAATCAACAACTGGAAAACCTGTAAGTTCCATCATGGCAAAGCTTGTACAGAATGATCAAGTTATCGGAATTGTAGGTATTGATATCAATCTGGCTACGCTGACAGATGTTATTTCCGATATTAAGGTCGGGAAGACCGGGTATATTATGCTGATGGAAGGGGACAATACGATCCTTTCCGATCCTGTTCATAAAGACTTTTTGTTTAAAAAAGCAGATGATCTTGGAATTGAAGGGTTTAATACAATTGCTAAGCTTAAAGACAATATGACCACCGTTAACGTTGACGGTGTGGAAAAATTTGTCAGAGTTTACACTTCGCCGAAGCTAGGGTGGAAGCTTGCTCTGATGATCGATAAATCAGAAATTATGGAAGATGCCTATAGCACTTTGAGAAGTACTGTTTTAATTGGTGTATGTATTGCTATTATCTTATGTATCGTTGGATGGATCGTTGCGAAGTCTATAGCAACGCCTATCCAGAGTCTTGTTGAAGCCGCTCAGTCTGTTGCAAAGGGTGATTATAAAGCCATCCCTGATGGAAAAAAGTTTAACGGTGAATTGCTTACCTTACAACAAGCTTTAAAGAGCATGGTTGCAAGTCTCAGTGACCTTATAAAAGCAACTGAAGAAAAAAGTCTTGAAGCGGAAAATCAAACTCGCCTTGCTAAAGACGCACTTGCTGATGCGGAAGATGCAAGGCGTGAAGCTGATAGTGCAAAACGTGCAGGAATGCTTCAGGCGGCAGAGCATCTGGAAATAATTGTAAATCAGGTAACCAGTGCGTCGCAGGAGCTTTCAGCACAGATAGAAGAGTCACGCGCCGGAGCAGAGCAGCAGCGTGAGCGTACTACTGAGGCCGCAACAGCTATGGAAGAAATGAACGCCTCTGTTTTTGAGGTTGCACAAAATTCTTCGCAGGCGGCTGAAAGTGCTGATAATGCAAAAAAACAAGCAGAAACCGGTGGAAAGATCGTTGAAAACGTAATCCGAAGCATTGGAGAAGTTAATACTGCTGCCGGAGAGATGGCCGGAGGTCTCGAAGATTTAGGGCGTCAGGCACAGGGAATCGGGCATATTATGAATGTTATTACTGATATTGCTGATCAGACTAACCTTCTTGCACTTAACGCTGCAATTGAAGCTGCCAGAGCAGGTGAAGCCGGCCGAGGGTTTGCAGTTGTTGCGGATGAAGTCCGTAAACTTGCCGAAAAAACCATGGACGCAACTAAAGAAGTTGGAGCAGCCGTTTCTGCAATTCAGGCTGGTACCGAGAAGAGTATTAAGGATATGAGCAGGGCTTCAGATATGATTGGAAACAGTAATGGTTATGCTTCTGAGGCTGGTGAGTCTTTATCGTCCATTGTTGATATTGTTGATTCAACCTCAGATCAGGTTAGAGCAATTGCAACAGCTTCGGAAGAGCAGTCTGCCGCTTCTGAAGAAATAAACCGAAATACTGATGAAGTTAACCGCATTGCTGCTGAAACTGTGCAGACTATGGAAGAATCGGCACGGGCCGTTAATGAGTTATCCCGTTTGTCAGAGGAATTGCAGTCTGTAATTGATACTTTGAAAGACGCGTAG
- the ruvA gene encoding Holliday junction branch migration protein RuvA encodes MIAYIHGKLLEATDRSCIILTPGGVGYELFLTITALSTLPASGSDVTFYVYTVVREDALELYGFPCFDDREVFQTLISIDRLGPKKALAILSQFGPKELQDIVFREDVKTLSIVPGIGPKSARQILWSLKDKMDKLSSATIRSGGCPVSGDRSEFLDALSGLRNLGYADDEVRTFLKDIFEEEPDLDAAGAIRVALKKISQKNK; translated from the coding sequence ATGATTGCATACATTCACGGAAAGTTGCTTGAAGCCACAGACAGGTCATGTATTATTCTCACTCCCGGCGGTGTGGGGTATGAACTTTTTTTGACCATAACAGCTCTTTCAACCCTTCCAGCGTCCGGCTCCGATGTTACTTTTTATGTGTACACCGTGGTTAGAGAAGATGCGCTGGAGCTTTACGGCTTTCCTTGTTTTGACGACCGTGAAGTTTTCCAGACTTTGATTTCAATTGACCGTTTAGGCCCCAAGAAAGCATTGGCGATCCTCTCACAGTTCGGTCCCAAGGAGTTGCAGGATATTGTCTTTCGTGAAGATGTGAAAACTCTTTCCATTGTCCCGGGTATCGGGCCGAAATCTGCTCGTCAGATTTTGTGGAGTCTTAAAGATAAAATGGATAAGCTCAGTTCAGCGACTATCCGTTCCGGCGGCTGTCCGGTTTCCGGGGATAGAAGTGAATTTCTCGATGCTCTTTCCGGCCTTCGCAATCTGGGCTATGCGGATGATGAAGTCAGAACGTTCCTTAAAGACATTTTCGAGGAAGAACCTGATCTTGACGCAGCAGGGGCTATCCGTGTGGCTCTTAAGAAAATTTCACAAAAAAACAAATAG
- a CDS encoding PAS domain S-box protein produces the protein MEYRSDVGDIDQAMSQIESSYVDTISASLWDINLDHVLIQLEGAKKLPGIRYLEVSDMTSDSIEPVASVGTIPSTEKVIERVFVLKHLVDGREIPVGQLLVVADLENVFNRLEHRVFVVLLMQGVKTFLVALCILIIIYYMVTRHLQAMAEYAQNMDIDNLERPLVLKRSKKRKKFDEFDQVAKAFNDMRLNLIKDIAERKKAEEALRQSNMIVEKSPVVLFKWKAEEGWPVELVSQNVTQLGFTADEFMSGNLKFIDIIHPDDLERVSAEVKMYHNSNIDHFKQEYRIVDSAGRVLWIDDSTVIARDTEGTILYYMGIVTDSTDRKKSENELARLRNLLKNTIDSMPTVLVGIDSKGHIIQWNRSAEEETGLTWDEVKGLPFIEILPQLESEHELITEAISKFIIREKQKIPFISGGTVKYKNLKVYPLLDSEERGGAVLLVDDVTMKSRLEEMMIQTEKMMSVGGLAAGMAHEINNPLGAILSGVQGAERRLSPALPKNVEVASDIGLDLNKVQEYLDKRGIIGYMRGISDAGRRAAQIVRNMLEFSRKSESIRGPMDVKKILEKSISLAANDYDLKKKYDFKTIDIRRDYEQVLPPVNITETEIEQVFLNIFKNAAQAMSDKDFGDERPCLTLRTRKDGDFVRIEVEDNGPGMVEEVRKRVFEPFYTTKQVGFGTGLGLSVSYFIITRNHGGDFFVESEPGNGTKFIIRLPSTAVL, from the coding sequence ATGGAATACAGAAGTGATGTGGGCGATATTGATCAAGCAATGTCACAAATTGAAAGCAGTTACGTTGATACAATCTCTGCCAGTCTTTGGGATATTAACCTTGACCACGTTCTGATTCAGCTTGAAGGGGCTAAAAAACTACCAGGAATACGATATTTAGAAGTCAGCGATATGACTTCAGATTCTATTGAACCTGTTGCATCTGTTGGAACAATCCCCTCAACGGAAAAAGTAATTGAGAGAGTTTTTGTATTAAAACACTTAGTAGACGGCAGGGAAATTCCTGTCGGACAATTATTGGTAGTTGCTGATCTTGAAAATGTATTCAATCGGTTAGAGCATAGAGTTTTTGTTGTTTTGCTGATGCAGGGTGTTAAAACTTTTTTGGTCGCACTTTGTATCTTAATTATTATTTATTATATGGTTACCAGGCACTTACAGGCAATGGCTGAATACGCGCAGAACATGGATATTGATAACCTTGAACGTCCTCTCGTTTTAAAGCGCAGTAAAAAGCGCAAGAAGTTTGATGAATTTGATCAGGTTGCCAAGGCTTTTAACGATATGCGCCTTAATCTGATTAAAGATATAGCTGAGCGTAAAAAAGCTGAAGAAGCTCTTAGACAATCAAATATGATTGTGGAGAAAAGTCCTGTTGTGCTGTTTAAATGGAAGGCCGAGGAAGGATGGCCTGTTGAACTTGTTTCTCAAAATGTTACACAGCTCGGCTTTACTGCAGATGAATTCATGTCTGGAAATTTAAAATTTATTGATATTATTCATCCTGATGATTTGGAAAGAGTTTCGGCAGAAGTTAAGATGTATCATAATTCAAATATTGATCATTTTAAGCAGGAATACAGAATTGTTGATTCTGCCGGGCGGGTTCTTTGGATTGATGACAGTACTGTTATTGCTCGTGATACTGAAGGCACAATCCTGTATTATATGGGAATTGTCACGGACTCAACAGATCGTAAAAAATCTGAAAATGAGCTTGCCCGTTTACGTAACCTTCTTAAAAATACAATTGATTCCATGCCCACTGTACTCGTCGGAATTGATAGCAAGGGACATATTATTCAATGGAACAGGTCCGCAGAGGAAGAAACAGGATTAACATGGGATGAAGTGAAAGGGTTACCTTTTATTGAAATTTTGCCGCAACTTGAAAGTGAACACGAATTGATTACAGAAGCCATTTCTAAGTTTATAATCCGTGAAAAGCAGAAAATTCCTTTTATCTCTGGTGGAACAGTCAAATATAAGAACCTTAAAGTTTATCCTCTTCTTGACAGTGAAGAAAGAGGGGGAGCTGTTTTATTGGTAGATGATGTTACAATGAAATCACGTCTTGAAGAAATGATGATTCAGACTGAAAAAATGATGTCTGTCGGTGGTTTGGCTGCTGGAATGGCACATGAAATTAATAATCCTTTGGGAGCAATTTTGTCAGGTGTTCAAGGGGCGGAAAGACGCTTATCCCCTGCTTTACCTAAAAATGTTGAAGTCGCTTCTGATATAGGCTTAGATTTAAATAAAGTTCAGGAATATTTGGATAAAAGAGGTATTATAGGATATATGCGCGGTATAAGCGATGCCGGGCGGAGAGCCGCACAGATTGTTCGCAATATGCTTGAATTCAGCCGGAAAAGTGAATCTATACGCGGACCGATGGATGTCAAAAAAATTTTAGAAAAGTCGATCAGTCTTGCTGCCAATGATTATGATTTAAAAAAGAAGTACGACTTTAAAACTATAGATATACGTAGAGATTATGAGCAGGTATTGCCACCGGTTAATATTACGGAAACTGAAATTGAGCAGGTGTTTTTGAACATATTTAAAAATGCTGCTCAGGCCATGTCTGATAAGGATTTTGGAGATGAGCGTCCTTGCCTGACTTTGAGGACGAGGAAGGATGGGGATTTTGTTCGGATTGAGGTGGAAGATAATGGACCCGGTATGGTGGAAGAGGTCCGTAAAAGAGTTTTTGAACCTTTCTATACAACAAAGCAGGTAGGGTTTGGGACCGGTCTTGGGCTTTCTGTTTCGTATTTCATCATTACCAGAAACCATGGAGGAGATTTTTTTGTTGAATCTGAGCCGGGTAACGGAACAAAATTTATCATACGCTTACCAAGCACAGCTGTGTTATAA
- the ruvB gene encoding Holliday junction branch migration DNA helicase RuvB: protein MNESNLPDDHIRPQRLSDFIGQEDLRHNLDVFIQAARGRGTAMDHALFYGNPGLGKTTLARIISSELGVNLVSTSGPVIERSGDLAAILTNLSRNDILFIDEIHRVPSSVEEVLYPAMEDFTLDLIIGQGPAARTVKIDLEPFTLVGATTRLGLLTSPLRDRFGCIFRLEFYSPEELAQIVVRAARIFDLEVTDEGALMIGRRSRGTPRIANRLLRRVRDYATVHGDGTVNAEIADMALDRLEVDPQGLDQMDRKILSVLIDQFGGGPVGVKTIAVACSEEVRTIEEIYEPYLIQCGFLKRTSRGRVATAKAYQHLQLNSGSTRLF, encoded by the coding sequence ATGAACGAAAGTAATCTTCCAGACGATCATATTAGGCCGCAAAGGCTCTCAGATTTTATCGGACAGGAAGACCTGCGCCATAATCTTGATGTTTTTATTCAGGCTGCCCGTGGACGCGGGACCGCTATGGATCATGCTCTTTTTTACGGGAATCCAGGTCTCGGTAAAACTACGCTGGCCCGTATTATTTCTTCCGAACTGGGCGTTAACCTTGTTTCCACTTCCGGTCCGGTAATCGAAAGAAGTGGTGATCTCGCCGCTATTCTTACCAATCTTTCCAGAAACGACATACTTTTTATTGATGAAATTCATCGTGTTCCTTCTTCGGTAGAAGAGGTTCTCTATCCTGCGATGGAAGATTTTACTCTTGATCTTATTATCGGACAGGGGCCTGCAGCCCGTACGGTGAAGATTGATCTTGAACCGTTCACTCTGGTCGGGGCGACAACGCGTCTAGGGCTTCTCACATCTCCGCTCCGCGACAGGTTCGGGTGTATTTTCAGATTGGAGTTTTATTCTCCTGAAGAATTAGCTCAGATCGTTGTTCGCGCGGCACGAATTTTTGACCTTGAAGTTACTGACGAAGGCGCGCTTATGATCGGCAGACGGTCGCGCGGCACACCGCGTATTGCAAACCGTCTTTTGCGAAGGGTGCGCGATTATGCAACAGTTCATGGAGATGGTACTGTTAACGCCGAAATTGCTGACATGGCTCTTGATAGGCTGGAAGTTGATCCGCAAGGGCTTGATCAGATGGACCGCAAGATTCTTTCTGTATTAATAGACCAGTTCGGCGGCGGACCTGTCGGCGTTAAAACTATTGCGGTTGCCTGTTCGGAAGAAGTCAGAACTATCGAAGAAATCTATGAACCCTACCTTATACAATGCGGCTTTTTAAAGCGGACATCCCGCGGTCGTGTTGCTACAGCAAAAGCTTATCAGCATCTGCAACTTAACTCTGGTTCAACAAGACTATTCTAA
- the ruvC gene encoding crossover junction endodeoxyribonuclease RuvC: protein MDKSGIVIIGIDPGTRVTGFGIVREVSGQVILIEAGTIRTDTKKPMCARLGQIYSRIAELIATHKPDEAAIENVFVASNPSSAIKLGQARGAAMAACAVSGLIVSGYEPTKVKQNLVGTGRAAKSQVAFMVERILGVKDTKWANDTTDALAIAVCHLNERRFARMAGK from the coding sequence ATGGATAAATCCGGCATTGTGATAATCGGTATTGACCCGGGAACACGTGTTACAGGGTTCGGAATCGTCAGGGAAGTTTCCGGACAGGTCATTCTGATAGAAGCCGGCACAATCCGGACAGATACCAAAAAGCCTATGTGTGCTCGTCTCGGGCAGATTTATTCCCGAATAGCCGAGCTTATTGCTACTCATAAACCGGATGAAGCGGCGATAGAAAATGTCTTCGTCGCTTCAAATCCGTCTTCTGCAATTAAACTTGGACAGGCCAGAGGTGCCGCTATGGCTGCATGCGCTGTTTCAGGTCTTATCGTTTCCGGTTACGAACCCACTAAAGTTAAGCAGAATCTGGTTGGAACTGGGCGGGCTGCCAAAAGTCAGGTTGCTTTTATGGTAGAGCGTATTCTGGGCGTTAAAGACACCAAGTGGGCGAATGATACCACCGATGCGCTGGCTATTGCGGTTTGTCATTTAAATGAACGCAGATTTGCAAGGATGGCCGGTAAATGA